DNA sequence from the Betaproteobacteria bacterium genome:
GATGCGGCGCGCCGACGACGCCCACCTCGCGCACGGCGGGGTGCCGAGCCAGGGCTGACTCCACCTCGATGGGAGAAACGTTGGACCCGCCGCGGACGATGATCTCCTTGCGGCGGCCGACGAACCAGTAGTAACCCGCCGCGTCCCGATACCCGAGATCGCCGGTGTGGAGCCAGCCCTCTCGCAGCGCGCCTGCCGTTGCTTCCGGATCTTCCCAGTAGCCGATCGTGAGCGCGTCGCTCTTCACCAGAATCTCACCCGTCTCGCCATGCGCAACGTCGTTCCCGTCTGCATCCACCACCCGCAGGCGCATGCCCACCGACGGCTGGCCGATGGAGCCCGTGCGGTTTTCGATGCCGGGCCGGTTGAGCGCGTAGGGAATCACTTCCGTCATGCCGCAACCCTCGTACAGTTCGACGCCGAGCGTGTCTTGCACTCTGGCAGTCAATGCCTGGGAAACCGCATCGCCGCCGGCGAGGCAGTACTTCAGGGAAGCAAGGTTTCGCGATGCGCCGACCGCGTGACTCGACAGCGTGTCGAACATCACCGGCAGGCCGTACAGGTGCGTGACGCGATAGCGGTCGATCAAGGTCAGGACATGGGCCGCGTCGAAGGTCGGCGTGGCGAGCACGGTGGCGCCCACGGCGAGCGGCGAGAGCAGTTGCAGGGTATATCCGAAGATGTGGCTCATCGAGAGCATGCCCAGCACGACGTCGTCCGGGCGCAGGAGCACCGCTCCCGCGTAGTTCTCCACCGTGCTGACGAGGCTGCGATGCGTGTGGGTCACGCCCTTCGGTCGAGCGGTCGTGCCCGAGGTGTAGAGAATCGCAGCGACGTCATCGGGACTGGCGGCGAGCGCGACGTCCGCTTGCCCGCGGTCGATCAAGGCTTCGAACGGCTCGCAGTCGGATGTGTTCGGCCCGACCACGAAGAACGCCTTCGTGTGCGCGAGATCCGGTCGCACCGATTCCAGACGGCCGTACAGGTCGCCATGGACCACGCACAGGCACGCGCGGCAGTGATCGAGAATGTAGGCGAGCTCGGGGCCTTTCAGCCGCACATTCATCGGTACCGCGATGGCTCCGATCGTGAGGCACGCGAGGTTGAGGAACACGAGCTCCGGGCTGTTGGGTAGCAGAAAGGCGACGCGGTCGCCGCGCCGAACCCCCCGCGCACGCAGGCCCGCCGCGACACCGTCGGTGACGCGTTCCAGTTCACCATAGCTCCAGGCGCGATCATCGAAACGCAATGCCACGCGTTCGGGACAGCGGCGACCCGCCTGT
Encoded proteins:
- a CDS encoding AMP-binding protein — protein: MKNVSLIHLVRQAGRRCPERVALRFDDRAWSYGELERVTDGVAAGLRARGVRRGDRVAFLLPNSPELVFLNLACLTIGAIAVPMNVRLKGPELAYILDHCRACLCVVHGDLYGRLESVRPDLAHTKAFFVVGPNTSDCEPFEALIDRGQADVALAASPDDVAAILYTSGTTARPKGVTHTHRSLVSTVENYAGAVLLRPDDVVLGMLSMSHIFGYTLQLLSPLAVGATVLATPTFDAAHVLTLIDRYRVTHLYGLPVMFDTLSSHAVGASRNLASLKYCLAGGDAVSQALTARVQDTLGVELYEGCGMTEVIPYALNRPGIENRTGSIGQPSVGMRLRVVDADGNDVAHGETGEILVKSDALTIGYWEDPEATAGALREGWLHTGDLGYRDAAGYYWFVGRRKEIIVRGGSNVSPIEVESALARHPAVREVGVVGAPHPSLGEIVAAFVVLKSGTVVTAQELLRFAAGRIADYKIPERVTFLADLPRGLTGKVHRKTLREWAAS